A region of the Leptidea sinapis chromosome 14, ilLepSina1.1, whole genome shotgun sequence genome:
tattttctcaaagcttagtaaataaatatgtactaTTATCAAATTCATAGCGATAAATAAACCCAAAtctaaattttatacaaaaacatttttaaataggtatCTTGTCAGATACAATACTTGTAAGATACAAAGCTAGGCTTGGAAGCGGTTTTATATTTAGCAGTTTAAATCGGATTTTAATAATCAGTTATTTACGGAAAGCTGAGTCCAAAGGAGACATGACGAGAGTACCCGTACGATTGTTTCGTGGCCTGTTgttaaacaattaatattacttatatgactgaaatttaaaatgtctACTGACAACTTAAATAACCAAAAGACCGCCATATTTTCGTTAAAGGTATAACAAAACCGATTAAAAATATCTCTAAGTACATTAATATGTTTAACACCAGCGTCACCTGTTCGATTGATTCGTCTTTCCACATAGGTAACTACCTAATAATATGCACagatttattatgtattatattttttacattaccaataattattattaacataacactcgaaaccaaaaaaatatatatcattaaaattcaaatacttttttttttattaaaaatagggttaaacaataatataataaaatcatttatttcaggcataccacccatataaattaaaaacatgttaatacaatatttgacaaaaaaatcttataataattatagtaagttTAAATTCACCTATAAAACACTTATATTACaacgaaacacaaaaattctttaTCTATGTTTGCAAAGCAGTAAGGGGCAGAGGCGCGTTCATAACCTACGCTCGGAATGCAACCGAATGTTTGGTTAATGCAACCTCTTTGTTCTGTTCTAGGACTTCGCGCAATATCACTATCGCGCgcttttatcaaatattttattttgactatAAAATGTATTCGTATACTATAATATAGGAATATGGCTCAAGACAACCATGGTCTTTTCGAACATGGGAGCGAATTAGAAAACAACCAACTCTATGTCTCTGAACGCATCAGAGATAACTTATCCGTAGATAGGTAGCTAAGTTGTGTGACACTGACAGTTCGCAATGCCATGCCAGACATCAAATTATGGATAGCGACTTGCTAATCCACAGCGTTATCTATCCTAAATCTTAATTCCTATCCTCTTATCCAGTAACCGTGCTTATTTGTTAGACTGGTGTTACTGGTAGgtgaaagaaatttaaaataataaactagtATTCTTCTAAATTATAATTAGATTTATGAATTTTTTGAACAGTGATAACAAATTGAACTACCAAATTACGGATGTAAACGTAcctataaataaacattaggtacctactaataTTTTTGGATTGTGTTCGCTGCAACATATTCGGACAGCATGAACGTTGTAAGTACCACgttatatagttttaattatattatctagAAATATCATACCTACATATTACTAATACCTAGAAAGGCAGATTGTTTACGGTACTcgttagttttaaaatattatgtatgccaATATTAgcaatttacattaaaccttTCTCTCATATCTTTGAAATTAATGTATCTAGATAGTACCTACCTATTGTTAATGAAAATCTGATAgagcttattataataatatgtgatttATTTCAAGCATTTAAGAcccattacaataaattaaataatatagaataagatacaataaaattattatacatgaCCTATATTATACAGTacctactaaaataaaataaaataacttaaaactaaaattgcccCAAAGGGGGTTTCGTACAAAGAGTGATGTACCGATAAAACTATTTCCGGTTACTGTCACGATGCACCGAAAGCCAGTTTTAGAGTATAGGATTCTCCGGGCGCTCAGAACGTACACTGAGAATTTCATTTTTGGATTCGCGAACGCGAAACCAAAAAGCCACAACTCCTGATCTTACTTACCACTGCGAAAAAGTCGGTCAGTAATGGCGTCGGTTTGCAATAATATACTGCACTCTGATGCTGCTTCGTGCACTTTTAGTGTAGTTGATTCAAAGCTGACATGTGTAGAAATATtgacaatatataaaatactagtggACACGACAcgtctttaatttgaaaaatcggtcggGACCGATTTTCTCCGAGTGTATTTTAGTGTCTTCCTAACGGCTGGCCGTACACATGAgcaggaaaattatattatgtggacgaattgagaatctaaaccaatctcaaattcactggaacacacaaaaaagtcATGAAAAATCGGCCAGCCGGGacgtagttcaattgtgaatcttaaccattatcgaatccacctgaagacacacagaaagtttcattaaaatcggtccatccgtttCGTAGGAGTTcagtacataaaattatatatattaaaattaatgaattatcCAGTGACACTGGTAGAGTTCGGAAGTGTCTTATTATTGGTTTCAGAATAGGTACCTAGCTATACCTGAGTTTGTATTAGTAAATTTTTTGTGTCTATGTATGCAACGGGATATTTTAACTTGATGTCACTTCAAGATATCCGAACTAAGTCtacttgaaaatatataattaaaaaggttatttatgattcaaaaataatcaaagcAATAGAGAAAGTTTTTCTTCAATCTTCATATTTATCATGGCGCTATCCCATTTCAATTGGGAAGTAATTTTTTCAATACAGAGAATTATTCTTagttgattttatttaacaatagaactaggtagttaataattaaatattttacagatTACAAAGAATTTCTttagatgattttaaaattatagacCGTAAGTAACAATATTGAAATACTTTTCACAGCTTGTTGCCATATAAGTATATGCAAGGACTAGCAATGTTTTAATGGTTATCGACTTGCGTTCAGTCGAATTTTATGATGACGTAGTTTGATTACACgctttattgtttatttctttttatgttatgtgaatatgggacgagacgagcaggacgttcagctgatggtaattgatacgccctgcccattacgatgcagttccgatcagaattattaaaaatacccaaaaattctgagcggcagtacaactgcgctcgtcaccttgagacataagatgttacgtctcatttacccagttatttcactagctacggcgccctacagaccgaaacagtaatgtttatacattactgctgcacggcagaaataggcgtcgttgtggcacccataatctaggcggctccctgtgcataggagcctcccacgctTTTTATTCGACAAGGATATTTTTCTAATTTCGAAGAGAGATAAACTTATTCTAcagttacaaaaatataatgctcacatattatcatcaaattaaatttattgcacTTCGACTTTCTGGTATCTACTTCATACTAGTACGAAATTTACGGATTGTTAATAATTGGAAGCCTGAAACAAGGCGTTTTAAGCTTAAACctaactttatttacaatactatgacttcataaaattttaactatcataacgtggaagcgtaccaagaatactggcagcatttcctcgtgggatagcaaggctgatcctttgactcaaatatctgccagcgcttgggtttccaatgCTGAATTGAATTAGAAATTGATTTTTACAGCCCTTACGTTACTCTTAAGTCTTACGTTGTACTTCAAATCTGAGGTGATCTGTTTAGCTTCAGCGCATTGGTCTCCTCtccttttcattttattttcgaGCTCACCATAAGTGCTATGTAggttccctatatattattatactctttggtagGTACATATTTGTTACAATTAATTTTCTTGATAATGAATGAGTAAGTCCTAATGCTGGTGcatttaattaacattaattataaatgatattgGGTTTTATGCTTTACCTTAAGATTCACCAATCACCCCCCATGATAATGCACGCTGAGCGTCTTCAACATCACAAAACAAGAGTTAGTTGTATTGATAAACTCCTCGCGGCGGCGTCGTGAGGCGGGTTCTTACCTAAAGATATGTGTGAAAGAAGCGATGGCTTCGTCATGCTCTTGAACGGGCACCGCTAGTGGTGCCTCCTGTCCTGTCATCggtacttttattttttgttgaacattaataatataaagtgaaaattgattatttataatatattattttatatcttgaTATAATGTTCgccttataactttatttacggattgatacatctactgcacACGttactctttttttatattttatttacttttattttgttatctaaTTACAAGTAAGTCATTTTTATGGAGGAGAAGGACAAACGACGGTAagagtcacctgatgttaaatgatcaccaccgaccacattctgttgcaacaccagaggaatcacaggagtgtaaccggccttttagaaaggtctATGcgtttattttgaaggtactcatgtgaTATCGCACAAGGaagagctcattccacagtatTGTTGTACGTGGCTacgttaagcggctaattgaagaaaaccagcggattacctatgagataattcgaggactattggggattggtatgagccaaattaaGAAAATCTAACatgaagaattgaaagttcggaaactttgttgtcgttggatccctcatgaactgacagcggagcaaaAGCGGGCTCGCTTGAAATATGCTTACAGATGCTAATGAAATACGACCAcagacattctaatgctgtttatgacattgtcacaagAGACGAAAcatggatttattgttttgaacccgaaaaaaataCAGCAATCTTCTGAATgtgtgtttgaaaatgagaacaggccaacaaaagtgaagCAGGCGTGAAACGTTGGTATAAAAATAACGCATTTTTTTATCAGCTACGTGTCCCATGTGCATAATTCCACTTGAAGaacaaaagagtgttaatgccgagtggtattctactaTTGGTTTACCcgggtgttaaaaaaaattcgtaaaAGACGACCAcgacacacggccaacaaaactaagtcctTTTTAGCTACCGAGACTCCCATTCCCGAGACAACTTGACACCCATTCTGCACGTAGCCCCAAcatagcaccctgtgatttctgcaTTTTCCGCagaatcaaagatttgatgagaggtttcacttttaccaattccgaagaggtagtgatagcgttcaatcagctcGTAGataacatgccttcagatctgtggtcctcctgttttaagaaacggttcgatcgcatgaaaaaataattaaaatataaatgagaatattttgaaaagcaataaacataatattttggttataacatgttgtttttttaagataCACAAAACTTCTTTTGTGACCTACGTATCTTCTGTAGATACTATTCATTATTGCCGATGACttagattttaataaattattaaatttgtttttcaggCCAAAGGAGTTCCACTAACGAAGCAGGAGGTCTTGTTGTTACTAAGCCTCGTGGAAAATAACCCAGTTATCTTCTCGAAGGGCACTAATGCCGTTAGTAATAAAACAAAGGAAGATGCATGGGTCAGAATTACGCACCTTTTCAATGCCAGTGTTGAAAGTGGACCTAGGAAACCAGAACAACTGCGTCTGAAATGGGAAAACCTTAAGAAGAATGCTCggaaaagaaataataaaataatgcggAATAATACTATAAAGGTACTGGGTTTCTATGACTATGGATTTACTAGCTTTAAATGTAGACTGATAATTTAATGGCAACTAGGACACTACTATAACTAGCTTTGAatgtgaaataataatttaaagttatgTAACTATGACACTACGATAACTAGCTTTGAATGTGAAATAATCATTTAAAGTTATGTAACTAAGACAGTACAATAACTAGCTTTggctgtaaaataataatttaaagttatgTAACTAAGACACTACAATAACTAGCTTTGGctggaaataataatttaaagttatgTAACTAAGACACTACAATAACTAGCTTTggctgtaaaataataatttaaatttatgttactAAGACACTACAATAACTAGCTTggactgtaaaataataatttaaagttatgTAACTATGACACTTCAATAACTAGCTTTGAatgtgaaataataatttatagttatgTAACTATGACACTACGATAACTAGCTTTGAatgtgaaataataatttaaagttatgTAACTATGACACTACGATAACTAGCTTTGAAtgtaaatcaataatttaaagttATGTAACTATGACACTACGATAACTAGCTTTGaatgtaaaacaataatttaaagttGTGTAACTATGACACTACGATAACTAGCtttgaatgtaaaataataatttaaagttatgTAACCATGACACTACGATAACTAGCtttgaatgtaaaataataatttaaagttatgTAACTATGACACTACGATAACTAGCTTTGAatgtgaaataataatttatagttatgTAACTATGACAGTACAATAACTAAATAACCCAAcattaaactattttaattatgttataatatgtgCCTACTACAAAGTTTAAGTATTAACCTCCTATTTGCTGCCTAAAATATTCTTGACAGGCAAACAGACGGACGCGAAATTTAAACATTTACTACCATCTGGAGCTAGTTGAAACTAACATAAGTTTTATCTGCCATATGGACGAAGAAGAAGGAATGGTACAAAGCGcagcgaacaccccaggagtgttcttaacttctggaaggagctgggatggttggaatgactggtcaacactgcacgcaaaatggacccaactgaGTGGTCTGTCTTATTAccgaaacaggagccctttacaaTACCATTCTTTTTCATTTTCAGGCCGATGGTGGCATTGCCGAGTTCATACCACCTGATGTAGCACTTGAAAAAGTTTCCGCCATTTTAGGAGAATCAGACGCAATGTATGCTGACGAAATTGAAAACTGTGAAGCCGCAAGAATCCAAGAAGTATTAATACTACCTCATCCGGAATCTCAAGAGTCTTCTAACCAAAACTTCGAAAATTATTCCTTGCAAGAGAAATCAAAATTACGTAAAATGCAGGAATATTTGCGCAAAGgtattttaatgtgataacgGATAACATTCAATTAAACTAAAAACGCAACTGTTATAATCACTTTCAAATGCTTGAATCTTACAttagggattggtctccgctgcgctccaacaagataccgcactacctaagaacaatagcttttttattacggcaactttatattgtagtgtgtattggctatttgtaaagatgcttgtgtgcgtggcatcatgacattcaatggcatctttcaataTTTGTAACTTATGTACGCTTCctgttattttacattcaaactgataaaatacttactgatgatatgtgatccaagTGTCttccttatttcttgtagtattatttttacaaagtttaactacgacacccggcattttagtttcaattattagcaaagtctTACAGAACAAGTGGCAAGCCAACGTCACAGATTGTTCGAGACTTcgattagttgccgcactttgcaactCCGCCTGGGGggtctagttggagcgcagcggagaccaatccttaatctaaggctgGAATACTATTCCAAACGtatagataatttttataaatatctacttatcaaaattaaaagttttattctTTACTCATTATACAAAAAATCTGGAATATTTTCTAACatgataatttcatttttagtcAAACAAAAAACTAGAAAAATAAGAGCAGAAGAATTAAAGAGTCGCATCAGAAGAAACAATGCTGTGGCAGAATATTACTCGCAGAAAACAATGAGGATTAAACATGAAAAAGAAATGTCTTTAACTAGTGATAAATTGAAATCAGAAATAGAACAATTGAAGATTAGTAAAGCTAGGTTAGAATTAGACATAATGAGTATGGAACTAAAGAAACGCAATTCtgtaatatgataatattaataccaaAGGGCTTTATATACACACAcgtgttttttatgaaaataaggatcgagtcgagcaggccgttcagctgatgattattgatacaccctgcccattacaatgcagcgccgctcaggattcttgaaaaaaccctaaatttctgagcagcactacaattatgctcgtcaccttgagacataagacgttaggtctcatttgcccagtaatttcactagctacggcgcccttcagaatgaaacaaaataatatttacacattacttcatCGCGGCAATGTAATGGGCCTATATAAATAGAGCAAACtacagaaagacacagatttgtaatagaacttttttaaaacaagtgttcaacacatgtttaacctttttgtattaaaacagtttgtctttatcttacctttgtcactacagaactACGACAggtagaagtaattttaaacttggagtacaTTGCGTTTATCAATAAGACAGAACATGTTAAGTCTTAAcaatagcccagtaatttctttaGCTATGACGaccttcaaactgaaacaaaTTACCAATCTAatcggcatcctatgcaaagatgATAATACGGCTGTTCTTCCGTCTTTTTGTAAACGGGCTGTTTACAAAGCTAACATTTCGAATAAATCTACCTCCACTGGCAACTTCTTATCATATAAAAACCAAGATGGCGAATTCTAAAATGGCCGCCATGATAATTTAaaacacaattattttacaagtgtttaaaaaaattgttatactGTACAATGGTAGGAACGAAACGCCTCATGTGTCTGGCTTTTTTAGATTGACAAGGTTAGCTTCGCTTGATGCAGATTTAGGTGTGTTGGACCGTGGTCTCTTACACGAGTTAAAACAAAGAGTACGAATCTCTTTGCAGTTGCATTATAAGCAAAGTTATTAGCATAGCTACTTACATAATGTTAGCTgctaactaaatttcaattattaacagATAGCTGGCTTGATCTAAGGGCCGAATTCGCGTGAAAAATGGTGTCTCACGctgtttatgttatattattactgtaggagtttcaatatattatattccaaaCATACGAACATCCCCATAGAGtacatacatacctacataatataaaaccatCACCCAAACAATAGATAGGTTACCTTAATTTGTGtgttgtaatatatatttctttaatattttaatataattatcgtCACTGAAAAACTGATcttttacttaaatattaattctttCATGGTTATATGGTGTATTACTACTCTTCTTTAGGTCTCAGTACTGTAGTTAGGATAATATTAGTCAGTGGTGTGTGTTGTGGTAATGAAATTTGGTCAAATGACTCGACAGAAACAAAGCAACATCTTTTTGTAATGCCAAATGATCAGACGGTTCATAGGTATAGTAGATTTGAGCAAGATTCTGTGTCATACAAGACCAGATAATATAATTGAAACTGGGCCTCATAAAGCACAAGTTTGGGCCGGGCCAGCTATAGTATTATATCTCtttattatctatttaatattcctatataaatactattttttatttgatccTCTAAGGCATCATTAGTTATATTTAAAGGCATGAGAAAAACAAATGGTAACTGAACTTGGCAGAGACAGCAACATAGGGTGCAGTAATGAAAGTGAGTTGCATAACATACACAAAATCAGCTTGTGTTTCATGTTCATATGCCACAGCAGGATTTTGCAACAcattgatatttattataaaattaccaTGTACTATTTACTTATCACCTGAGCTGTAAATGGCTGAGCATAAGCATATTGCAAAATTTTGTGACAACCATTGCATATTTTAAGCAACTAATTTTGAATGCACTCTAGTAGAATCCCCAGTTTAGATTCCAAATGGATTATAATCAATGTGGGGtggaaaaaacaaaatactgttaaaaactttatttactatagtatttttaatatcttccCCTGTCCCTACGTCTTTCTGTGTCATGCCTATCCCTTCGTTCCTTCTCCCTATCTCTTTCCCTCGGACGGTCCCTATCTCTCTCCCTCTCACGATCTCTTTCTCTTCTTCGCTCACGGTCTCTGCTCCTAGAACGTTCTCGTTTTCTTTCCTTATCATGTCTTTCACGATCATGGGatctgtaattaataaaatattataattattatttatcagtgTTGTTACTGTACTTACGGCCTAGtcatatattatcattaacatacataaaacatTGATAGAGTGGAATATTTTTTCaccatattttatcattttcttaacagtctttgtaaaaatattgtgataaaGAAAACCTAATTACTGTGATAGAACTAGAGAAAGTATggaatgtaatattaaaaatacaaatcgtttaaaaataaaagaagataacagataaataaaatacatacataaaacaacttaatgtgtaagtaaataaatctccattaatataaaaaagacaaaaaaagaACAGGGGTACCATGCTTACATATAGAAAAAACAGATGCAATAAGAAACACATAaaccaattaaataaaaattcaaataataaacatttatgttacacactgttaaattaatataaattaatcagCAATAGagacttaataataaaatataacattcagaTAATTCAGgttcatttttttaaagtagtttttttgggttaaagtatgaatttGCCATTTTATTGAAATGGGTATTTCAAATTGATATAGagaccttcatggtttgagatttctgagtgaaacttttttcacatggtaactttgtagttcttcttttaaaaaatgtgcatcAATACATTATTTTCAGTTGATCTTTTTAtacagcttagacaagaaagatggatactttgAAAATtcaagtgatttttgaatatgaGTTCTGAAGCGGAACTAACACATAATGAATGCATgttgtgattttgatttaaacattttcgtgatggaaactatAATTTGAAGAATGAACCATGTGGAAGACACAGgcaaataacaatgaattgaaagagatgatGGAggccgatccgagccaaactactCAGTAATTAGCTGCATGGTTTAACATTACCTTACCAACAAAtataagcgaaaaatgcaatggctgaccccaggtcaaatgCCGCAACAGTGTCCATAGCAAAagattaccaataaaaaggtaatgataactgtttggtggtctcagcatggtgttatttactataacctaaatataataatataaataaaaaaaaatataataaaactaattgtcACCTCCAGACCATGTTTGAACGaactactattttttttgtgatttaaacaattttctATGTTATAGATtagtacaaaatgcttttacatagtttgttaaatctagatcaccactgtcctatcgcaaaggcataaatgactttcctaatagatggcagcaatatatagatagtaatagtaattcttttgattaaaaaaataagttaaatttaaaaaaacacaaatatctatttttcagtacaaatcagCAATTGTCTAATTGCCTAATGTTTGCAGAATAGGATCATGATCTTCATGTAactaattttgttaattattttaaatatacggTAAAACTAACAAAATACCACACCTGTCTCTTTTTCTGTCCTTATCCTTTTTAGTCTTCTCCCGCCTATTTTCTTTAGTATCAACATCAATATTATCTTCATCTGAAGGTATTTCATCATCCAAATCATCATCTAATGCCGAAATTTTGGGTTCCAATTCATTATTCTCTTCCAGTACACTCCTCTTTTGAATCCTGGGTAATATAACATCACACAAGCGTTCTTCTCGTAACAGTTCATCTATAAACTCATCCATATGGACTAATTCGTATTGTCCCTGACGATTCTGTCGCCTGAGTTTTCTATTATCATTATAAAGCGGTTCAAGATATTTATAACAATCAACTGAAGTTCCAGTTAACCTCATGTAAAAAGCACCCAATGCACGCACATACTTGAAttcttcattttttataaaCTCGACGACAATGTCTTTTTCGGGCtgtatttgaagcatttttaatactAAACATAAAAACGGTGTGGGATAAATAAAACCGCCGTGGACGCCCCCAATGTATCGTAATTCCATGGCCTTGTCCACAAGTAATTCTGCTGTTAATGCAAAACATTCTTCTTTCCAATACTTCGAATCGTATATACGGGATCTGataattttttctattaaatattgAGGGTTTGTTCCACGGATTGACTTTGCATCCTTAACTGTCCTATTCGCCATTTTTCGGCTATCGACTgttatacaattaatttacgTTTATTATTTAGAGCTTAGAGTaatggtaacaagaccatcagctcaaatcAACATACATTATTGATTAAACAATCACAGAAAATTGTTTAATTCATTTTTCAATTACCTACATTACAACTTTacaatacctatattatataatgtattaatGTACCAGAGTACACACAGATGTTTACAAGCtcaacaatataccatagattttttttggttctgttcgtccatctggacaggcaaaggggtcaaaagcccatacagccaaataTACCATAGATTATAAGATAAGACAACTATAGACTTTAACAGCCTGGCGCAACTATCTACTTGAAAATGTATGAAACTAAACTAGTTAAACTAGGCTTAGGTCCATCTTAAAATTATCAAAGGGAACTTAAAAATTAGatcacatttatatttaatgtaactgTCGATATAAgagtatacataatatttgtatagcATAGTTAATTAGAGATTTAAATTATGGATTGATCACAACCCTTACATTGGTTTACtacaaagagaatataatcactACATTTTAGTGTACTATATTGGCAGCTCTGCTATTACGTCACAGGGTGATTATGTTGGTATCTAGATTTTGTACGCGTTTCATACAAGCGACATTTTTCATCATCATAGATAATATACTTATATGCCTGATTTTCTGTGGCACTGCCGTCTCTTGAATTTTATTTGGACTTTAGAGCTTTATTAATTCTGTAGTGCCAAATGTGAAAAGGCTACCAtaatccatacaaaataattatagcgTGCATGAATAAAATCAGAACATATAAAAATTTTTAGGAATCAATAGCACGAAAACTATACAATGTGAAGTGTCAGGGTTTGTACAATCGATCAACACGTCCGTTGTTTTCTTTTTGAAAGTTTTTGGTGAGTGACAGAAATTCAAATGTTGCAGTAGGTATATTGTAATTGAGTGTTGCATATGAATCATCTTAAAAACATGGTGATGTGTTATATTACGCTGAAAAAACCGTACTAAACGGAAAATATAACCGTTC
Encoded here:
- the LOC126967860 gene encoding uncharacterized protein LOC126967860 isoform X1: MNVAKGVPLTKQEVLLLLSLVENNPVIFSKGTNAVSNKTKEDAWVRITHLFNASVESGPRKPEQLRLKWENLKKNARKRNNKIMRNNTIKADGGIAEFIPPDVALEKVSAILGESDAMYADEIENCEAARIQEVLILPHPESQESSNQNFENYSLQEKSKLRKMQEYLRKVKQKTRKIRAEELKSRIRRNNAVAEYYSQKTMRIKHEKEMSLTSDKLKSEIEQLKISKARLELDIMSMELKKRNSVI
- the LOC126967860 gene encoding uncharacterized protein LOC126967860 isoform X2, with the protein product MNVAKGVPLTKQEVLLLLSLVENNPVIFSKGTNAVSNKTKEDAWVRITHLFNASVESGPRKPEQLRLKWENLKKNARKRNNKIMRNNTIKADGGIAEFIPPDVALEKVSAILGESDAMYADEIENCEAARIQEVLILPHPESQESSNQNFENYSLQEKSKLLKQKTRKIRAEELKSRIRRNNAVAEYYSQKTMRIKHEKEMSLTSDKLKSEIEQLKISKARLELDIMSMELKKRNSVI
- the LOC126968140 gene encoding pre-mRNA-splicing factor 38, yielding MANRTVKDAKSIRGTNPQYLIEKIIRSRIYDSKYWKEECFALTAELLVDKAMELRYIGGVHGGFIYPTPFLCLVLKMLQIQPEKDIVVEFIKNEEFKYVRALGAFYMRLTGTSVDCYKYLEPLYNDNRKLRRQNRQGQYELVHMDEFIDELLREERLCDVILPRIQKRSVLEENNELEPKISALDDDLDDEIPSDEDNIDVDTKENRREKTKKDKDRKRDRSHDRERHDKERKRERSRSRDRERRRERDRERERDRDRPRERDREKERRDRHDTERRRDRGRY